A single genomic interval of Thermodesulfovibrionales bacterium harbors:
- a CDS encoding isocitrate lyase/PEP mutase family protein, whose product MELTYGSRLRETLAENGMIPFIGVYDTFSAAISARRFDGIFVSGFSFAASYYGMPDIGLISWSDIVGFVQRLRAILPRQHLLVDIDDGYADTEVACHVVSLLESAGASGIILEDQKRPKRCGHLNNKQILSLDEFLPKIEKVIATRKDMVVVARTDAHDLDEVVKRVRAFDEAGADWLLVDGVSRLDTVKAVRAHTSKPLVFNHITGGKSPSLSLTELKAQGISVVLYSTPCLFAAQASIEETIRALKSRDGLLPAGETKSVDLSACQALLEENLLKRTLL is encoded by the coding sequence ATGGAATTAACCTATGGCAGCAGACTGCGAGAGACTCTGGCAGAAAATGGGATGATACCCTTTATAGGAGTGTACGACACGTTTTCTGCTGCAATTTCGGCCCGGCGCTTTGATGGAATATTCGTCAGTGGTTTCAGCTTTGCAGCGAGCTATTACGGGATGCCTGACATCGGTCTGATTTCATGGTCAGATATCGTCGGATTTGTCCAGAGGTTAAGGGCTATCCTGCCCCGCCAGCACCTTCTCGTCGACATCGATGACGGCTATGCAGATACCGAGGTCGCTTGCCATGTTGTCTCCCTGCTGGAATCGGCAGGGGCCTCCGGAATTATTCTGGAAGACCAGAAGCGGCCCAAGCGCTGCGGACATCTCAACAACAAACAGATCCTGAGTCTTGATGAATTTCTGCCAAAAATCGAAAAGGTCATTGCAACGAGAAAAGACATGGTGGTTGTAGCCAGAACGGATGCGCATGATCTGGATGAGGTTGTGAAAAGAGTGAGGGCCTTTGATGAGGCCGGGGCGGATTGGTTATTGGTCGATGGCGTTTCTCGCCTCGATACCGTCAAGGCTGTCAGGGCCCATACCAGCAAACCCCTTGTCTTCAATCACATTACGGGTGGCAAGTCCCCCTCTTTATCATTAACAGAGCTCAAGGCCCAGGGAATTTCTGTAGTGTTATACAGTACTCCCTGCCTCTTTGCCGCCCAGGCCTCAATCGAGGAGACGATCAGGGCCCTGAAATCCCGAGACGGCCTCCTGCCTGCAGGCGAGACAAAAAGTGTCGATCTTTCCGCATGTCAGGCCCTTCTTGAAGAGAATCTTCTGAAGCGGACTCTTCTATGA
- a CDS encoding thiamine pyrophosphate-binding protein, with the protein MPGSSKADNELKDLRSRLRALTTEERADLSRCLSAAKTSGHSLVAEALQRCSVKHVLGITGTPVDAIFPECAARGIRPIGTRHQQAAVLMAAAGNYIAGRLESVVVVSAGPAVTNALTGLLVARDNGWPVIVMGGRRPLHREGIGYFQELDALPIFRSLTKRTVKVEGTSEIMSAVVQAYEIASSGRPGPVYLDLPEDVLFGTATVDHSLSPTILPWREEAGDAVVEATRLLTAAARPLLILGEGIRWSFSRSSLQCMVEQSGLPFITTPMARGFLPDDHPHCANEVRRWVQSQADVILMAGASFDWRFRFGGELAPGVRIIHVDTDPGMLGKNVKAVLTVSADSGRFLVQLQRALAHQDPTKATRLNPWHEMVNAMCNERRRARLAWLSEESEPMLPQQLFVAIRDFLPTDAVVVLDGSITLSTGQKVLSVKAPCSWLDPGWNGCMGSGIPFGMGAKLAAPERMVVVICGDYGFGLSAIDLETAVRHRIPVIVVIANNSGITGSLRQKGTFPPDYPELFSRFQPNLRYERIMEVFGGYGEFVAEAAEIRPALERAAASGQPSCINVSVDPDAPSPGVW; encoded by the coding sequence ATGCCCGGCAGCTCGAAGGCCGATAACGAATTGAAGGACCTCAGGAGTCGCTTACGGGCTCTCACAACAGAAGAGCGAGCCGACCTAAGTCGTTGCTTGTCCGCCGCGAAGACAAGCGGTCATTCCTTGGTCGCCGAGGCTCTGCAGCGGTGCTCTGTGAAACACGTCCTGGGTATCACCGGGACGCCGGTGGACGCTATCTTCCCGGAATGTGCAGCACGGGGCATCAGACCTATAGGAACCCGTCATCAGCAAGCCGCGGTCCTCATGGCTGCTGCCGGCAACTACATTGCGGGACGGTTGGAATCGGTTGTGGTTGTCTCTGCCGGGCCGGCAGTGACCAATGCACTGACCGGGCTGTTGGTGGCCAGGGATAATGGTTGGCCTGTCATCGTCATGGGAGGAAGACGCCCCCTGCACCGTGAGGGGATCGGCTATTTCCAGGAACTTGATGCCCTGCCGATCTTCCGGAGCCTGACAAAGCGGACGGTGAAGGTCGAAGGGACCTCAGAAATCATGAGTGCCGTGGTTCAGGCGTATGAGATTGCCAGTAGCGGACGGCCCGGGCCGGTGTATCTTGATCTTCCGGAGGACGTTCTCTTCGGGACCGCTACTGTTGATCACTCCCTGTCCCCGACAATTCTCCCTTGGCGGGAAGAGGCTGGAGACGCGGTAGTTGAGGCTACGCGCCTGCTTACTGCCGCGGCACGGCCGCTGCTCATACTCGGCGAAGGTATTCGTTGGTCCTTTTCCCGGTCTTCGCTGCAGTGCATGGTGGAACAGTCCGGGCTCCCTTTCATCACGACGCCGATGGCGCGGGGCTTCCTGCCCGATGATCATCCGCATTGCGCCAATGAAGTCCGGCGGTGGGTTCAATCTCAAGCCGATGTGATTCTCATGGCAGGTGCAAGCTTCGACTGGAGGTTTCGTTTCGGAGGCGAGTTGGCGCCCGGAGTCAGGATCATACATGTGGACACCGACCCTGGGATGCTTGGAAAGAATGTCAAGGCCGTTCTGACGGTTTCTGCCGACAGCGGTCGTTTCCTTGTCCAACTCCAAAGGGCTCTGGCCCATCAGGACCCGACCAAGGCAACTCGGCTGAACCCCTGGCACGAAATGGTCAATGCGATGTGCAACGAGAGACGGCGGGCACGCCTGGCCTGGCTTTCCGAGGAGTCTGAGCCTATGCTTCCGCAGCAGCTCTTTGTTGCGATCCGAGATTTCTTGCCCACCGACGCCGTAGTGGTGCTGGACGGCAGTATCACTCTTTCGACGGGCCAGAAGGTCCTGTCCGTCAAAGCGCCATGCAGCTGGCTGGACCCGGGATGGAACGGATGCATGGGGAGCGGCATCCCCTTTGGAATGGGAGCCAAGCTGGCAGCGCCTGAGAGAATGGTGGTCGTCATATGCGGCGATTACGGATTTGGGTTAAGCGCCATCGACCTGGAAACCGCCGTGCGCCATCGAATTCCTGTCATCGTCGTCATCGCCAACAATAGCGGCATTACAGGATCGCTGAGACAGAAGGGGACTTTTCCGCCTGATTACCCTGAACTATTCAGTCGCTTCCAGCCCAACCTCAGATACGAGAGAATCATGGAGGTCTTTGGCGGCTATGGGGAGTTCGTGGCAGAAGCGGCCGAGATTCGACCGGCGCTTGAGAGGGCGGCGGCGTCCGGTCAGCCCTCATGCATCAACGTGAGTGTTGACCCTGATGCACCCAGTCCAGGTGTGTGGTGA